Proteins encoded together in one Hevea brasiliensis isolate MT/VB/25A 57/8 chromosome 16, ASM3005281v1, whole genome shotgun sequence window:
- the LOC110665566 gene encoding serine/threonine-protein kinase MPS1 isoform X1 encodes MDGEAKLPVSAAPPPRNFVRPMINADTTSSSSSSFSSSSPPDFLKHVQAAFKRHRPLCTRPTYSVGPRRVLVQQPETSKAAVSDVDPKTSMKKPEHVIPMSLTVKNSIIQTKNPVAVVRETQEESITPPSILGTTTKTFDESFNPSDVQRNQSTSVIDCKENNPMILSHVDGKRRVQFSVAKNANSQGADDEMATELEDLSSHIGSLALTEMEWDVSNQIEALNVINDESKHQNFQNMESDISLRTDGATSLLAKRTKLVQDQLHQFRSFLGQPATQSSVVGSSCATTTSVHSTSAPMLNSMSYYSRSHPESGTHGGVEPLGDINMNSQHVNQRNMEQLSYTSLKDTNGLLIDQTAIAAQTSTSAIDAQIKENHLPREKQGNLAKEAGISKNPSYVCDNPIKERGSADGIHDAQAQNPLSKNPSSDVKLEPSKREKQEKVTSGKGVSAARKKNYDPDLFFKVNGKLYQRLGKIGSGGSSEVHKVISSDCTIYALKKIKLKGRDYATAYGFCQEIDYLNKLKGKNNIIQLIDYEVTDKNLLREVVNGSTSNKDGRVKDDGYIYMVLEYGEIDLAHMLSQKWKELDSNNQIIDENWLRFYWQQILQAVNTIHEERIVHSDLKPANFLLVKGALKLIDFGIAKAIMSDTTNIQRDSQVGTLSYMSPEAFMCNESDANGNTIKCGRPSDIWSLGCILYQMVYGRTPFSEYKTFWAKFKVITDPNHEITYGPVSNPWLLDLMKKCLAWDRNERWRIPQLLHHPFLVPPVPPQLSSPQEQGCMLLQLVAEACANNQEASKLCCGLQQLLRDPVTPLTFQSLTSRDQQCKLLSEMSKLCFQLRECLTKLERG; translated from the exons ATGGACGGGGAGGCTAAACTTCCGGTCTCAGCTGCTCCTCCACCCAGGAATTTCGTCCGTCCGATGATCAACGCTGACACGACGTCTTCCTCGTCCTCGTCTTTCTCTTCCTCCTCCCCTCCGGACTTTCTTAAGCATGTTCAAGCTGCCTTCAAGCGCCACCGCCCTCTCT gtaccaggCCAACCTATAGTGTAGGGCCTAGGCGCGTGTTGGTTCAGCAACCTGAAACGTCTAAAGCTGCAGTTTCTGATGTGGATCCTAAGACAAGCATGAAGAAGCCTGAACATGTTATTCCAATGAGTCTTACTGTAAAAAATTCAATTATACAAACCAAAAATCCAGTTGCTGTCGTTAGGGAAACTCAAGAAGAGTCTATTACTCCTCCTTCCATTTTAGGCACCACCACAAAGACCTTTGATGAGAGTTTTAACCCATCTGATGTGCAGAGGAATCAATCCACATCTGTTATTGATTGTAAAGAGAATAATCCAATGATCTTGTCACATGTTGATGGCAAGAGAAGGGTCCAGTTTTCAGTGGCAAAAAATGCTAATTCCCAAG GGGCCGATGATGAAATGGCCACTGAATTGGAGGACTTATCTTCTCATATTGGTTCACTTGCATTGACAGAAATGGAATGGGATGTAAGCAATCAAATAGAGGCACTGAATGTTATCAATGATGAATCAAAGCATCAGAATTTTCAGAACATGGAATCTGATATCAGTTTGAGGACTGATGGTGCAACATCTTTGTTGGCAAAAAGAACGAAGCTTGTTCAGGACCAACTGCATCAATTTAGAAGCTTTTTGGGCCAACCTGCAACTCAATCTTCAGTTGTTGGCTCATCTTGTGCCACCACAACATCTGTCCATTCTACTTCAGCACCTATGCTTAACTCAATGAGTTATTATTCCCGTTCACATCCAGAGAGTGGCACTCATGGGGGAGTTGAACCATTGGGAGATATTAATATGAATTCTCAGCATGTTAATCAAAGAAATATGGAGCAGTTGTCTTATACTTCACTAAAGGACACAAATGGGCTGCTAATTGACCAGACAGCCATTGCAGCCCAAACTTCTACATCTGCTATTGATGCCCAAATTAAGGAAAATCACCTGCCAAGGGAGAAACAGGGCAATCTGGCCAAGGAGGCTGGCATTTCAAAGAATCCTTCATATGTTTGTGATAACCCAATTAAAGAGAGAGGCTCAGCAGACGGCATTCATGATGCACAAGCTCAGAATCCATTGTCAAAAAACCCATCCTCAGATGTGAAGTTGGAGCCTTCTAAACGGGAAAAGCAAGAAAAGGTCACAAGTGGTAAAGGTGTTTCAGCGGCTCGTAAAAAGAATTATGACCCTGACTTGTTCTTTAAAGTTAATGGGAAGCTCTATCAAAGGCTTGGTAAGATAGGGAGCGGAGGGAGTAGTGAGGTCCACAAAGTCATCTCTTCAGATTGTACAATCTATGCACTCAAGAAAATCAAACTCAAGGGTCGCGATTATGCAACTGCATACGGTTTTTGTCAGGAAATTGATTATCTAAACAAATTGAAGGGAAAGAACAATATTATACAGTTAATAGACTATGAG GTGACAGATAAAAATTTGCTCCGTGAAGTCGTGAATGGATCTACAAGTAACAAAGATGGTAGAGTTAAGGATGATGGGTATATATACATGGTCCTTGAATATGGGGAAATTGATTTGGCTCACATGCTTTCGCAGAAATGGAAGGAACTGGATAGCAACAATCAGATCATAGATGAGAATTGGCTGAGATTTTACTGGCAG CAAATACTTCAAGCTGTCAACACCATACATGAAGAACGCATAGTGCACTCTGACTTGAAGCCTGCTAATTTTCTTCTTGTCAAAGGTGCTCTAAAGTTGATTGATTTTGGTATTGCTAAAGCCATAATGAGTGATACAACTAACATCCAAAGGGATTCACAG GTGGGTACGCTAAGCTACATGTCTCCTGAGGcattcatgtgcaatgagagtgATGCAAATGGAAACACAATAAAGTGTGGTCGGCCATCAGATATTTGGTCGCTTGGCTGCATACTCTACCAAATGGTATATGGGAGAACCCCTTTTTCAGAGTACAAGACTTTCTGGGCTAAGTTCAAAGTTATAACAGACCCGAACCATGAAATAACTTATGGTCCAGTTTCCAATCCCTGGCTTCTTGATCTCATGAAAAAATGTCTTGCTTGGGATCGGAATGAAAGATGGAGAATTCCTCAACTACTTCATCATCCTTTTCTTGTTCCCCCAGTCCCTCCCCAACTATCCTCACCCCAAGAGCAAGGCTGTATGCTGCTTCAACTTGTTGCTGAAGCTTGTGCTAACAATCAGGAGGCCTCTAAGCTCTGCTGTGGCCTCCAACAACTGCTTAGGGACCCAGTCACACCCCTAACGTTTCAGTCATTAACATCACGAGACCAACAATGTAAGTTGCTCTCAGAAATGTCTAAACTTTGCTTTCAACTGAGAGAATGTTTGACAAAGTTGGAGAGAGGCTAG
- the LOC110665566 gene encoding serine/threonine-protein kinase MPS1 isoform X3, with protein MDGEAKLPVSAAPPPRNFVRPMINADTTSSSSSSFSSSSPPDFLKHVQAAFKRHRPLCTRPTYSVGPRRVLVQQPETSKAAVSDVDPKTSMKKPEHVIPMSLTVKNSIIQTKNPVAVVRETQEESITPPSILGTTTKTFDESFNPSDVQRNQSTSVIDCKENNPMILSHVDGKRRVQFSVAKNANSQGADDEMATELEDLSSHIGSLALTEMEWDVSNQIEALNVINDESKHQNFQNMESDISLRTDGATSLLAKRTKLVQDQLHQFRSFLGQPATQSSVVGSSCATTTSVHSTSAPMLNSMSYYSRSHPESGTHGGVEPLGDINMNSQHVNQRNMEQLSYTSLKDTNGLLIDQTAIAAQTSTSAIDAQIKENHLPREKQGNLAKEAGISKNPSYVCDNPIKERGSADGIHDAQAQNPLSKNPSSDVKLEPSKREKQEKVTSGKGVSAARKKNYDPDLFFKVNGKLYQRLGKIGSGGSSEVHKVISSDCTIYALKKIKLKGRDYATAYGFCQEIDYLNKLKGKNNIIQLIDYEVTDKNLLREVVNGSTSNKDGRVKDDGYIYMVLEYGEIDLAHMLSQKWKELDSNNQIIDENWLRFYWQVGTLSYMSPEAFMCNESDANGNTIKCGRPSDIWSLGCILYQMVYGRTPFSEYKTFWAKFKVITDPNHEITYGPVSNPWLLDLMKKCLAWDRNERWRIPQLLHHPFLVPPVPPQLSSPQEQGCMLLQLVAEACANNQEASKLCCGLQQLLRDPVTPLTFQSLTSRDQQCKLLSEMSKLCFQLRECLTKLERG; from the exons ATGGACGGGGAGGCTAAACTTCCGGTCTCAGCTGCTCCTCCACCCAGGAATTTCGTCCGTCCGATGATCAACGCTGACACGACGTCTTCCTCGTCCTCGTCTTTCTCTTCCTCCTCCCCTCCGGACTTTCTTAAGCATGTTCAAGCTGCCTTCAAGCGCCACCGCCCTCTCT gtaccaggCCAACCTATAGTGTAGGGCCTAGGCGCGTGTTGGTTCAGCAACCTGAAACGTCTAAAGCTGCAGTTTCTGATGTGGATCCTAAGACAAGCATGAAGAAGCCTGAACATGTTATTCCAATGAGTCTTACTGTAAAAAATTCAATTATACAAACCAAAAATCCAGTTGCTGTCGTTAGGGAAACTCAAGAAGAGTCTATTACTCCTCCTTCCATTTTAGGCACCACCACAAAGACCTTTGATGAGAGTTTTAACCCATCTGATGTGCAGAGGAATCAATCCACATCTGTTATTGATTGTAAAGAGAATAATCCAATGATCTTGTCACATGTTGATGGCAAGAGAAGGGTCCAGTTTTCAGTGGCAAAAAATGCTAATTCCCAAG GGGCCGATGATGAAATGGCCACTGAATTGGAGGACTTATCTTCTCATATTGGTTCACTTGCATTGACAGAAATGGAATGGGATGTAAGCAATCAAATAGAGGCACTGAATGTTATCAATGATGAATCAAAGCATCAGAATTTTCAGAACATGGAATCTGATATCAGTTTGAGGACTGATGGTGCAACATCTTTGTTGGCAAAAAGAACGAAGCTTGTTCAGGACCAACTGCATCAATTTAGAAGCTTTTTGGGCCAACCTGCAACTCAATCTTCAGTTGTTGGCTCATCTTGTGCCACCACAACATCTGTCCATTCTACTTCAGCACCTATGCTTAACTCAATGAGTTATTATTCCCGTTCACATCCAGAGAGTGGCACTCATGGGGGAGTTGAACCATTGGGAGATATTAATATGAATTCTCAGCATGTTAATCAAAGAAATATGGAGCAGTTGTCTTATACTTCACTAAAGGACACAAATGGGCTGCTAATTGACCAGACAGCCATTGCAGCCCAAACTTCTACATCTGCTATTGATGCCCAAATTAAGGAAAATCACCTGCCAAGGGAGAAACAGGGCAATCTGGCCAAGGAGGCTGGCATTTCAAAGAATCCTTCATATGTTTGTGATAACCCAATTAAAGAGAGAGGCTCAGCAGACGGCATTCATGATGCACAAGCTCAGAATCCATTGTCAAAAAACCCATCCTCAGATGTGAAGTTGGAGCCTTCTAAACGGGAAAAGCAAGAAAAGGTCACAAGTGGTAAAGGTGTTTCAGCGGCTCGTAAAAAGAATTATGACCCTGACTTGTTCTTTAAAGTTAATGGGAAGCTCTATCAAAGGCTTGGTAAGATAGGGAGCGGAGGGAGTAGTGAGGTCCACAAAGTCATCTCTTCAGATTGTACAATCTATGCACTCAAGAAAATCAAACTCAAGGGTCGCGATTATGCAACTGCATACGGTTTTTGTCAGGAAATTGATTATCTAAACAAATTGAAGGGAAAGAACAATATTATACAGTTAATAGACTATGAG GTGACAGATAAAAATTTGCTCCGTGAAGTCGTGAATGGATCTACAAGTAACAAAGATGGTAGAGTTAAGGATGATGGGTATATATACATGGTCCTTGAATATGGGGAAATTGATTTGGCTCACATGCTTTCGCAGAAATGGAAGGAACTGGATAGCAACAATCAGATCATAGATGAGAATTGGCTGAGATTTTACTGGCAG GTGGGTACGCTAAGCTACATGTCTCCTGAGGcattcatgtgcaatgagagtgATGCAAATGGAAACACAATAAAGTGTGGTCGGCCATCAGATATTTGGTCGCTTGGCTGCATACTCTACCAAATGGTATATGGGAGAACCCCTTTTTCAGAGTACAAGACTTTCTGGGCTAAGTTCAAAGTTATAACAGACCCGAACCATGAAATAACTTATGGTCCAGTTTCCAATCCCTGGCTTCTTGATCTCATGAAAAAATGTCTTGCTTGGGATCGGAATGAAAGATGGAGAATTCCTCAACTACTTCATCATCCTTTTCTTGTTCCCCCAGTCCCTCCCCAACTATCCTCACCCCAAGAGCAAGGCTGTATGCTGCTTCAACTTGTTGCTGAAGCTTGTGCTAACAATCAGGAGGCCTCTAAGCTCTGCTGTGGCCTCCAACAACTGCTTAGGGACCCAGTCACACCCCTAACGTTTCAGTCATTAACATCACGAGACCAACAATGTAAGTTGCTCTCAGAAATGTCTAAACTTTGCTTTCAACTGAGAGAATGTTTGACAAAGTTGGAGAGAGGCTAG
- the LOC110665567 gene encoding uncharacterized protein LOC110665567, giving the protein MAKPKPPIKPIKEIHQNQNQHPQKSEKPPSWFVVRSLFTCKDQQRQQQQQQQQELKQQRQPQQEKQEQQKKKEKKHHQHQEQALEEITSKKCKKIKCSGSLCSNTKVMHRPETASPEVLKKRASMGLSSSNDTSSRSMKVPLNEINGVPSSTNSLVSVSSNSSINNVGSFRGMPFRRLSGCYECRMVVDPVLGFTRDPSLRSSICSCPECGEIFVKAENLELHQAFRHAVSELGPEDTSKNIVEIIFQSSWLKKQAPICQIDRILKVHNTQRTISKFEEYRDSIKAKATKFPKKHPRCIADGNELLRFYCTSFACSLGLNGSSNLCNSIPRCNVCSIIKNGFKESSSTEGVNGNGILTTATSGKAHDKAAILEESNGNSDKRAMLVCRVIAGRVKKSAEGNMEEYDSLAGAVGVYSNLDELYVFNARAILPCFVVIYSGF; this is encoded by the exons ATGGCTAAACCTAAACCTCCAATAAAACCCATCAAGGAAATCCACCAGAACCAAAACCAGCATCCCCAAAAATCAGAAAAACCACCTTCATGGTTCGTTGTTAGAAGTCTTTTTACCTGTAAGGACCAACAAagacagcagcagcagcagcagcagcaggaaCTAAAGCAACAAAGGCAACCACAACAGGAAAAGCAAGAGCAgcagaagaagaaggagaaaaaaCATCATCAACATCAAGAGCAAGCCCTGGAGGAAATAACCAGCAAGAAATGCAAGAAAATAAAGTGTTCAGGCTCACTATGCAGCAACACGAAGGTGATGCACAGACCTGAAACAGCCTCCCCTGAAGTCCTTAAAAAAAGGGCTTCAATGGGATTAAGTAGTAGCAATGATACTTCAAGCAGATCCATGAAGGTTCCTTTAAATGAAATTAACGGGGTTCCTTCCTCTACTAATTCCTTAGTGTCTGTATCTTCTAATTCATCCATTAATAATGTGGGGTCTTTCAGAGGAATGCCATTCAGGAGATTATCCGGCTGCTATGAGTGTAGAATGGTGGTAGATCCTGTTCTTGGATTCACCAGAGACCCATCTTTGAGAAGTAGTATTTGTTCTTGCCCTGAATGTGGTGAGATCTTCGTGAAAGCTGAAAATCTGGAGCTTCATCAGGCTTTTAGACATGCAG TATCAGAACTGGGTCCCGAGGACACAAGCAAGAACATAGTGGAAATTATATTCCAGTCAAGCTGGCTGAAGAAACAAGCGCCCATTTGCCAAATAGACAGGATCCTCAAAGTCCATAATACCCAAAGAACCATCTCCAAATTTGAAGAGTACAGAGACTCCATCAAAGCCAAAGCCACCAAATTCCCAAAGAAACACCCACGTTGCATAGCAGATGGCAATGAGCTCCTCAGGTTTTACTGCACCAGCTTTGCCTGCTCACTAGGCCTAAATGGCTCATCCAATCTGTGCAATTCAATCCCACGTTGTAACGTATGCAGCATCATCAAGAACGGGTTTAAAGAATCCAGTAGCACTGAAGGAGTCAATGGGAATGGGATTTTGACCACAGCAACAAGTGGTAAAGCACATGACAAAGCTGCAATATTAGAGGAGAGTAATGGCAATAGTGATAAGAGGGCAATGCTGGTCTGCAGGGTAATAGCAGGAAGAGTTAAGAAGAGCGCGGAGGGTAACATGGAGGAGTACGACTCATTAGCTGGAGCTGTGGGAGTTTACTCCAATTTGGATGAGTTGTATGTGTTTAATGCCAGGGCTATTTTGCCTTGTTTTGTTGTTATCTATAGCGGGTTTTAG
- the LOC110665566 gene encoding serine/threonine-protein kinase MPS1 isoform X2 produces the protein MDGEAKLPVSAAPPPRNFVRPMINADTTSSSSSSFSSSSPPDFLKHVQAAFKRHRPLCTRPTYSVGPRRVLVQQPETSKAAVSDVDPKTSMKKPEHVIPMSLTVKNSIIQTKNPVAVVRETQEESITPPSILGTTTKTFDESFNPSDVQRNQSTSVIDCKENNPMILSHVDGKRRVQFSVAKNANSQEMEWDVSNQIEALNVINDESKHQNFQNMESDISLRTDGATSLLAKRTKLVQDQLHQFRSFLGQPATQSSVVGSSCATTTSVHSTSAPMLNSMSYYSRSHPESGTHGGVEPLGDINMNSQHVNQRNMEQLSYTSLKDTNGLLIDQTAIAAQTSTSAIDAQIKENHLPREKQGNLAKEAGISKNPSYVCDNPIKERGSADGIHDAQAQNPLSKNPSSDVKLEPSKREKQEKVTSGKGVSAARKKNYDPDLFFKVNGKLYQRLGKIGSGGSSEVHKVISSDCTIYALKKIKLKGRDYATAYGFCQEIDYLNKLKGKNNIIQLIDYEVTDKNLLREVVNGSTSNKDGRVKDDGYIYMVLEYGEIDLAHMLSQKWKELDSNNQIIDENWLRFYWQQILQAVNTIHEERIVHSDLKPANFLLVKGALKLIDFGIAKAIMSDTTNIQRDSQVGTLSYMSPEAFMCNESDANGNTIKCGRPSDIWSLGCILYQMVYGRTPFSEYKTFWAKFKVITDPNHEITYGPVSNPWLLDLMKKCLAWDRNERWRIPQLLHHPFLVPPVPPQLSSPQEQGCMLLQLVAEACANNQEASKLCCGLQQLLRDPVTPLTFQSLTSRDQQCKLLSEMSKLCFQLRECLTKLERG, from the exons ATGGACGGGGAGGCTAAACTTCCGGTCTCAGCTGCTCCTCCACCCAGGAATTTCGTCCGTCCGATGATCAACGCTGACACGACGTCTTCCTCGTCCTCGTCTTTCTCTTCCTCCTCCCCTCCGGACTTTCTTAAGCATGTTCAAGCTGCCTTCAAGCGCCACCGCCCTCTCT gtaccaggCCAACCTATAGTGTAGGGCCTAGGCGCGTGTTGGTTCAGCAACCTGAAACGTCTAAAGCTGCAGTTTCTGATGTGGATCCTAAGACAAGCATGAAGAAGCCTGAACATGTTATTCCAATGAGTCTTACTGTAAAAAATTCAATTATACAAACCAAAAATCCAGTTGCTGTCGTTAGGGAAACTCAAGAAGAGTCTATTACTCCTCCTTCCATTTTAGGCACCACCACAAAGACCTTTGATGAGAGTTTTAACCCATCTGATGTGCAGAGGAATCAATCCACATCTGTTATTGATTGTAAAGAGAATAATCCAATGATCTTGTCACATGTTGATGGCAAGAGAAGGGTCCAGTTTTCAGTGGCAAAAAATGCTAATTCCCAAG AAATGGAATGGGATGTAAGCAATCAAATAGAGGCACTGAATGTTATCAATGATGAATCAAAGCATCAGAATTTTCAGAACATGGAATCTGATATCAGTTTGAGGACTGATGGTGCAACATCTTTGTTGGCAAAAAGAACGAAGCTTGTTCAGGACCAACTGCATCAATTTAGAAGCTTTTTGGGCCAACCTGCAACTCAATCTTCAGTTGTTGGCTCATCTTGTGCCACCACAACATCTGTCCATTCTACTTCAGCACCTATGCTTAACTCAATGAGTTATTATTCCCGTTCACATCCAGAGAGTGGCACTCATGGGGGAGTTGAACCATTGGGAGATATTAATATGAATTCTCAGCATGTTAATCAAAGAAATATGGAGCAGTTGTCTTATACTTCACTAAAGGACACAAATGGGCTGCTAATTGACCAGACAGCCATTGCAGCCCAAACTTCTACATCTGCTATTGATGCCCAAATTAAGGAAAATCACCTGCCAAGGGAGAAACAGGGCAATCTGGCCAAGGAGGCTGGCATTTCAAAGAATCCTTCATATGTTTGTGATAACCCAATTAAAGAGAGAGGCTCAGCAGACGGCATTCATGATGCACAAGCTCAGAATCCATTGTCAAAAAACCCATCCTCAGATGTGAAGTTGGAGCCTTCTAAACGGGAAAAGCAAGAAAAGGTCACAAGTGGTAAAGGTGTTTCAGCGGCTCGTAAAAAGAATTATGACCCTGACTTGTTCTTTAAAGTTAATGGGAAGCTCTATCAAAGGCTTGGTAAGATAGGGAGCGGAGGGAGTAGTGAGGTCCACAAAGTCATCTCTTCAGATTGTACAATCTATGCACTCAAGAAAATCAAACTCAAGGGTCGCGATTATGCAACTGCATACGGTTTTTGTCAGGAAATTGATTATCTAAACAAATTGAAGGGAAAGAACAATATTATACAGTTAATAGACTATGAG GTGACAGATAAAAATTTGCTCCGTGAAGTCGTGAATGGATCTACAAGTAACAAAGATGGTAGAGTTAAGGATGATGGGTATATATACATGGTCCTTGAATATGGGGAAATTGATTTGGCTCACATGCTTTCGCAGAAATGGAAGGAACTGGATAGCAACAATCAGATCATAGATGAGAATTGGCTGAGATTTTACTGGCAG CAAATACTTCAAGCTGTCAACACCATACATGAAGAACGCATAGTGCACTCTGACTTGAAGCCTGCTAATTTTCTTCTTGTCAAAGGTGCTCTAAAGTTGATTGATTTTGGTATTGCTAAAGCCATAATGAGTGATACAACTAACATCCAAAGGGATTCACAG GTGGGTACGCTAAGCTACATGTCTCCTGAGGcattcatgtgcaatgagagtgATGCAAATGGAAACACAATAAAGTGTGGTCGGCCATCAGATATTTGGTCGCTTGGCTGCATACTCTACCAAATGGTATATGGGAGAACCCCTTTTTCAGAGTACAAGACTTTCTGGGCTAAGTTCAAAGTTATAACAGACCCGAACCATGAAATAACTTATGGTCCAGTTTCCAATCCCTGGCTTCTTGATCTCATGAAAAAATGTCTTGCTTGGGATCGGAATGAAAGATGGAGAATTCCTCAACTACTTCATCATCCTTTTCTTGTTCCCCCAGTCCCTCCCCAACTATCCTCACCCCAAGAGCAAGGCTGTATGCTGCTTCAACTTGTTGCTGAAGCTTGTGCTAACAATCAGGAGGCCTCTAAGCTCTGCTGTGGCCTCCAACAACTGCTTAGGGACCCAGTCACACCCCTAACGTTTCAGTCATTAACATCACGAGACCAACAATGTAAGTTGCTCTCAGAAATGTCTAAACTTTGCTTTCAACTGAGAGAATGTTTGACAAAGTTGGAGAGAGGCTAG